The sequence AGTGCGGTGCCCACCGTCACGCTCGTGCGCCCGGCGGTCCAAGTGGCCCCGGTCGAGGCACTCACGCCGTTATTGCCCACGCCAATCGTCGTGTTCATGCTCGGGCGGATGGGTTCCCCATCCACGCCACAACCGGCCAATGCCGCAAGCCCGAGAACCGCCAGGATCCGTATCATCCCAAGACCTCTTTCCACCGTGCGATCTGCGCGCGCACCTGCTCCGGTGCCGTCCCGCCATAGCTCACGCGCGAGGCGACCGAGTTATGCACGCCCAGTACATCATAGACCGCTTTCGTGATTTCGCCATGCACCTCTTGCATCTCGGCCAAACTCAGCTCGGGCAAATCGCATCCCTTCGCCTCCGCCTTGGCCACCAAGGCCCCTGTCACATGATGCGCCTCACGGAAGGGCATACCCAGAACCCGCACCAGCCAATCGGCCAAATCCGTCGCGGTCGAAAAGCCCGCTCCGGCGGCCCCTTCCAACGCCTCGCGCTGCGGGGCCATGTCGCGCACCATACCCTCCATCGCCGCAAGCGCCAGCATCAGGTTGTCCGCGGCATCAAAGACCTGCTCCTTGTCTTCCTGCATGTCCTTGGAATAGGCCAAGGGCAGCCCCTTCATCACCGTCATCAGGGCCACGTTCGCCCCGAAAATCCGCCCGATCTTGGCACGGATCAATTCCGCCGCATCGGGGTTCTTCTTCTGCGGCATGATGCTCGACCCGGTCGAGAACCGATCCGACAGCACCACGAACCGGAACTGCGCCGAGGACCAGATCACCAATTCCTCGGCAAAGCGGCTCAGGTGCATGGCGCAAATGCTCGCCGCACTTAGGAATTCCAAAGCAAAATCCCGGTCACTCACCGCATCCAGTGAATTCGCCGCAGGCCGGTCAAAACCCAGGGCCTGCGCCGTCATCTCCCGATCAATCGGGAAAGACGTGCCCGCCAAAGCGGCGGCCCCCAGCGGGCATTCGTTCATCCGCGCCCGCGCATCGCGCACCCGGCTCAGATCACGCCCGAACATCTCCACATAGGCCATCATGTGATGGCCCCATGTGACGGGTTGCGCGGTCTGCAAATGGGTAAAGCCCGGCATCACCCAATCGGCCCCGGCCTCGGCCTGCACCAAAAGCGCCTCAATCAGCGCAACAAGCCCCGTCTCGGCGGCATCCAACTGGTCCCGCACCCACAGCTTGAAATCGGTCGCCACCTGGTCGTTCCGGCTCCGCCCGGTGTGCAACCGGCCCGCAGGCTCGCCTATGACCTCTTTCAGGCGCGCTTCCACATTCATGTGGATGTCTTCCAACGCCGTGGAAAATTCAAACCGCCCCTCGTCGATCTCTGACAAGACCGTGAGCAAGCCTTCCCTCATCGCCTCGGCATCACTATCACTTATGATACCCGTCGCGGCCAACATGGCCGCATGGGCGCGTGATCCGGCGATATCCTGCGCCGCCAACCGCTTGTCGAATCCGATCGAAGCATTAATTGCCTCCATGATCGCATCCGGCCCGGCGGCAAAGCGGCCGCCCCACATCGCGTTCGAAGTCTTGGTCATGTCACACCCTTCGGAGGGAAAATGAAGTTCATTCGTTTCGCATTCCTTTATATGGCGCTCGGTCTGGGTGCAAACACCGCCATTGCGGCAGACCTCGATACGCTCAACGCCCTGCGCGACGGCGACATGAAAAAGCTGAACTTCCATGCCGAGGGCAAGGAGGTCTCGCAAACCCCCTTCACCACCGAAGATGGCGGCACCATGACTCTCGCCGATTATCAGGGCAAGCATATCGTGCTGAATTTCTGGGCCACATGGTGCGCACCCTGCCGCGTGGAAATGCCCATGCTGTCAGACCTTCAAAGCCAACTGGGCGGCGAGGGGTTCGAGGTCGTCACCATCGCCACGGGCCGCAACGCGCCCCCCGCGATGAAAAAGTTCTTCGACGAAATCGGTGTCGCCAACTTGCCCCTCCACCGCGACCCCAAGGGGCAGCTTGCCCGCGAGATGGGGGTGTTCGGCCTGCCCATCACCTTGATCCTCGATACCGAGGGGCAAGAGATCGCCCGCCTGCGCGGTGACGCCCATTGGAACTCCGACAGCGCCAAGGCGATCATCAGCACCCTGATCGAAAGTACGCCCGAGGGCTGAGATTTGTACAACCTGTACAGACCTCCGGCGCAAAGTGCCGATTTCTGTACAGAACTGCGGGGGTCTCTGTACAGAATGTGCAAAGGTTAACGGCGGCAAAAGGTTAACGCGTTAACCTTTTTCGCCCCTCCTGCCGCCATTTCGTACGACTCGTACGATACATTTCCGCACCCCCCCTGATTTTCGTACGAAAATAGGGGGTTTGTCGTACGACTCGTACGAAGGTTAAACAAAGGTAAAGCGGGACGACCTCAGGCCGCCAATCCCCGCCCCTTGAGCAGCGCCTCAACCCCCGGCATCCGCCCCCGGAACGCGGTATAAAGCGCCTCCGGGTCTGCCGACCCGCCCTTGGAAAGAATGTGCGATTCCAAGGCCTTGGCCCGCTCTTCATCAAATGGCCCGCCCTCTTCCTCGAAGCTGGCAAAGGCATCCGCATCCATCACTTCCGACCACATGTAGCTATAGTAACCGCTGGAATATCCATCGCCTGCAAAGACATGCGCAAACTGCGGCGTTGCATGGCGCATGGTGATAGCCTCCGGCATCCCCAATTTATCAAGCGTTTCCAATTGCTTATCCATTACATCACCGGGCGCGCCGCCCTCGTGGAACGTCAAATCCACCATGGCCGAAGCGACATACTCAACAGTCTGGAACCCTTGGTCGAAATTCGCCGCCTTCAGCATTTTTTCCAATAATTCCGGGGGCATAGCCTCCCCCGTCTGGTAATGACGCGCGTATTTCTCCAAGACTTCCGGCACCTCAAGCCAATGTTCATACAGCTGCGAGGGCAGCTCGACAAAGTCCCGCGCCACG comes from Roseovarius bejariae and encodes:
- a CDS encoding argininosuccinate lyase, whose amino-acid sequence is MIRILAVLGLAALAGCGVDGEPIRPSMNTTIGVGNNGVSASTGATWTAGRTSVTVGTAL
- the argH gene encoding argininosuccinate lyase, whose amino-acid sequence is MTKTSNAMWGGRFAAGPDAIMEAINASIGFDKRLAAQDIAGSRAHAAMLAATGIISDSDAEAMREGLLTVLSEIDEGRFEFSTALEDIHMNVEARLKEVIGEPAGRLHTGRSRNDQVATDFKLWVRDQLDAAETGLVALIEALLVQAEAGADWVMPGFTHLQTAQPVTWGHHMMAYVEMFGRDLSRVRDARARMNECPLGAAALAGTSFPIDREMTAQALGFDRPAANSLDAVSDRDFALEFLSAASICAMHLSRFAEELVIWSSAQFRFVVLSDRFSTGSSIMPQKKNPDAAELIRAKIGRIFGANVALMTVMKGLPLAYSKDMQEDKEQVFDAADNLMLALAAMEGMVRDMAPQREALEGAAGAGFSTATDLADWLVRVLGMPFREAHHVTGALVAKAEAKGCDLPELSLAEMQEVHGEITKAVYDVLGVHNSVASRVSYGGTAPEQVRAQIARWKEVLG
- a CDS encoding TlpA family protein disulfide reductase, with translation MKFIRFAFLYMALGLGANTAIAADLDTLNALRDGDMKKLNFHAEGKEVSQTPFTTEDGGTMTLADYQGKHIVLNFWATWCAPCRVEMPMLSDLQSQLGGEGFEVVTIATGRNAPPAMKKFFDEIGVANLPLHRDPKGQLAREMGVFGLPITLILDTEGQEIARLRGDAHWNSDSAKAIISTLIESTPEG